One genomic segment of Micromonospora sp. WMMC415 includes these proteins:
- a CDS encoding phosphatase PAP2 family protein has protein sequence MGVVTDVLRRPLGHFTERTLAGLALVLGTGVGFGLLLVLVRVKWTPLYDVDHGVAAWLNDLVSPYGPLVTVLNALTDLGGRAVLIWLISVAVVGLLIRRQGRLAVFLIVTGVGALILDPALKTLVDRLRPEVEVPIGTYAGQSFPSGHALGSFVAYGALLLVFLPAMSPRWRKPAIGLVATLVVLIGLTRIALGVHFVSDVLGAWLLGAAWLGIAAYAFRLWRLERGRPVPALTEGLEPEAAHDVAPAPDEAHLLPHPRAAVFELIVGWVLVLGALYGFGMFVSYHAGGTFLATLDTDVPRWFAEHRTPARDELSWWWSKFGDTHAILLISLVFCPLVLAVWRRWRPVLFVALTMFGELTLFLASAAAVDRPRPPVGNLDGPMPTSSFPSGHIAATLCVWVAIAIIAFPRTDRWWRWVFVALAVIMPVGVAVSRMYRGMHHPTDFMGAIILCTLWVGLLYWVVRPNEDLREGNRPAIESEDVHTLDDELARAGRVD, from the coding sequence GTGGGCGTGGTCACCGACGTGTTGCGTCGACCACTGGGTCACTTCACCGAGCGGACGCTCGCCGGGCTGGCGCTCGTGCTCGGCACCGGGGTCGGCTTCGGCCTGCTGCTGGTCCTGGTCCGGGTGAAGTGGACCCCGCTGTACGACGTCGACCACGGTGTCGCCGCCTGGCTCAACGACCTCGTGTCGCCGTACGGGCCGCTGGTCACCGTGCTCAACGCGCTCACGGACCTGGGCGGCCGGGCGGTGCTCATCTGGCTGATCTCGGTCGCCGTGGTCGGTCTGCTGATCCGCCGGCAGGGGCGGCTGGCGGTGTTCCTCATCGTCACCGGCGTCGGCGCGTTGATCCTGGACCCGGCGCTCAAGACGCTCGTCGACCGGCTGCGCCCCGAGGTGGAGGTGCCGATCGGGACGTACGCGGGGCAGAGCTTCCCCTCCGGCCACGCGCTCGGGTCGTTCGTCGCGTACGGTGCGCTGCTGCTGGTCTTCCTCCCGGCCATGTCGCCCCGCTGGCGGAAGCCGGCGATCGGCCTGGTCGCCACGCTCGTGGTGCTCATCGGGCTGACCCGGATCGCGCTGGGCGTGCACTTCGTCTCCGACGTGCTGGGCGCCTGGCTGCTGGGCGCGGCGTGGCTGGGCATCGCCGCGTACGCCTTCCGCCTGTGGCGGCTGGAGCGCGGCCGGCCGGTGCCGGCGCTGACCGAGGGGTTGGAGCCGGAGGCCGCGCACGACGTGGCGCCCGCCCCCGACGAGGCGCACCTGCTGCCGCACCCGCGGGCAGCCGTCTTCGAGCTGATCGTCGGCTGGGTGCTGGTGCTCGGCGCCCTCTACGGCTTCGGGATGTTCGTCAGCTACCACGCCGGTGGGACGTTCCTCGCCACCCTCGACACCGACGTGCCGCGCTGGTTCGCCGAACACCGGACCCCGGCCCGCGACGAGCTCTCCTGGTGGTGGAGCAAGTTCGGCGACACCCACGCGATCCTGCTGATCTCGCTGGTCTTCTGCCCGCTGGTGCTGGCGGTCTGGCGGCGCTGGCGCCCGGTGCTGTTCGTCGCGCTGACCATGTTCGGCGAACTGACCCTCTTCCTCGCCTCCGCCGCCGCGGTGGACCGGCCCCGCCCGCCGGTCGGGAACCTGGACGGGCCGATGCCGACGTCGTCCTTCCCGTCCGGCCACATCGCGGCCACCCTGTGCGTCTGGGTCGCCATCGCGATCATCGCCTTCCCGCGCACCGACCGCTGGTGGCGCTGGGTGTTCGTGGCGCTGGCGGTGATCATGCCGGTCGGCGTGGCGGTGTCGCGGATGTACCGGGGGATGCACCACCCGACCGACTTCATGGGCGCGATCATCCTGTGCACCCTCTGGGTGGGGCTGCTCTACTGGGTGGTCCGGCCGAACGAGGACCTGCGTGAGGGCAACCGGCCGGCCATCGAGTCGGAGGACGTGCACACCCTCGACGACGAGCTGGCCCGGGCCGGCCGGGTGGACTGA
- a CDS encoding YihY/virulence factor BrkB family protein — MSSTRIVPETRLMADEELSADDAWHTLRREGGWHLLRDAFIRFRYGDGFSHSRAFALQLCLAVVPFLIALTGLISELGVEEGGEVVADTVLALSPGASDEVVGELLGEGERTEEVGELALTLGLLTGLVALTMTMAQIERGANRIYGVERDRPALWKYVRAAVLALTAGLPALTGFLILVAGGAIGDSVQRHYAWGEGAHAVWDVARWPLSLGLTVLAVAVLFRHAPRRNQPSLSWLYFGAGLATALWWLTSLLLAGYVAWSDGFNQTYGALTGMMALLLWANFTGMALFGGLAFAAQLEAVRIGAHEPAQPDLWEPEADRMEPHDTGEMTSL; from the coding sequence GTGAGTAGCACCCGCATCGTGCCGGAGACCCGGCTGATGGCCGACGAGGAGCTGTCCGCCGACGACGCCTGGCACACCCTGCGCCGCGAGGGCGGCTGGCACCTGCTGCGGGACGCGTTCATCCGGTTCCGCTACGGCGACGGGTTCAGTCACTCCCGGGCGTTCGCGTTGCAGCTCTGCCTGGCCGTGGTGCCGTTCCTGATCGCGCTGACCGGTCTGATCTCCGAGCTGGGCGTCGAGGAGGGCGGTGAGGTCGTCGCCGACACCGTGCTGGCGCTCTCTCCGGGCGCCAGCGACGAGGTGGTGGGTGAGCTGCTCGGCGAGGGCGAGCGCACCGAGGAGGTGGGCGAGCTGGCCCTGACCCTCGGTCTGCTCACCGGCCTCGTCGCGCTGACCATGACGATGGCGCAGATCGAGCGGGGCGCCAACCGGATCTACGGCGTCGAGCGGGACCGCCCGGCGCTGTGGAAGTACGTACGCGCCGCCGTCCTGGCACTCACCGCCGGCCTGCCCGCGCTGACCGGGTTCCTCATCCTGGTCGCCGGCGGTGCGATCGGCGACTCGGTGCAGCGGCACTACGCGTGGGGGGAGGGCGCCCACGCCGTGTGGGACGTGGCGCGGTGGCCGCTCAGCCTGGGGCTGACCGTGCTGGCCGTCGCGGTGCTCTTCCGGCACGCGCCCCGGCGCAACCAGCCCAGCCTCTCCTGGCTCTACTTCGGGGCGGGGCTCGCCACCGCGCTGTGGTGGCTGACCAGTCTCCTGCTGGCGGGGTACGTCGCCTGGAGCGACGGCTTCAACCAGACCTACGGTGCGCTGACCGGCATGATGGCGCTGCTGCTGTGGGCGAACTTCACCGGCATGGCGCTCTTCGGCGGGCTGGCCTTCGCCGCGCAGTTGGAGGCGGTGCGGATCGGCGCCCACGAGCCGGCCCAGCCGGACCTGTGGGAGCCTGAGGCCGACCGGATGGAGCCGCACGACACCGGTGAGATGACCTCGCTGTAG
- a CDS encoding diacylglycerol kinase family protein codes for MDAGEDKGGLRSAVVVNPVKVADPDELRRTVDDVLAAAGWPEPLWYETTVDDPGRGQAAEAVRAGVDVVFVCGGDGTVMSCVSALVGTEVALAVLPQGTGNLLAANLGLSNDLVAGLEVALERGRRLLDVGQVEEHYFTVMAGMGFDAQMLAATSETTKKRIGWPAYVVGAARHLRDRPMRVSIRIDDQQPFRRRARSVLVANVGRLQGGLRLLTGAEPDDGYLDVAVLTPRTLRHWVALGWAVVRRQERVPRMEVFRGRRVEITSNRPQPRELDGDLIEPGRTLRAEIRRRALWLCVPQPEEAPDLAVDVDAAAERGEQRVEEARRE; via the coding sequence GTGGATGCTGGAGAGGACAAGGGCGGGCTGCGGTCGGCCGTGGTGGTGAACCCGGTCAAGGTGGCCGATCCGGACGAGTTGCGCCGTACCGTCGACGACGTCCTCGCCGCCGCCGGCTGGCCCGAACCGCTCTGGTACGAGACCACCGTCGACGACCCGGGGCGGGGCCAGGCCGCAGAGGCCGTACGGGCCGGCGTGGACGTGGTCTTCGTCTGCGGCGGCGACGGCACCGTCATGTCCTGCGTCAGCGCCCTCGTCGGCACCGAGGTGGCGCTGGCCGTCCTGCCGCAGGGCACCGGCAACCTGCTCGCGGCCAACCTGGGCCTCTCCAACGACCTCGTCGCCGGCCTCGAGGTGGCCCTCGAGCGCGGCCGGCGCCTGCTCGACGTCGGGCAGGTCGAGGAGCACTACTTCACCGTGATGGCCGGCATGGGCTTCGACGCCCAGATGCTGGCCGCCACCTCGGAGACCACCAAGAAGCGGATCGGCTGGCCGGCGTACGTGGTGGGGGCCGCGCGGCACCTGCGGGACCGGCCGATGCGGGTCTCCATCCGCATCGACGACCAGCAGCCGTTCCGGCGCCGGGCCCGGTCCGTCCTGGTCGCCAACGTCGGCCGGCTCCAGGGCGGCCTGCGCCTGCTCACCGGCGCCGAGCCGGACGACGGCTACCTCGACGTCGCGGTGCTCACCCCGCGCACGTTGCGGCACTGGGTGGCGCTCGGCTGGGCGGTCGTCCGCCGGCAGGAACGGGTGCCCCGGATGGAGGTGTTCCGCGGGCGCCGGGTGGAGATCACCAGCAACCGCCCGCAGCCGCGGGAGCTCGACGGTGACCTGATCGAGCCGGGCCGGACGCTGCGGGCGGAGATCCGGCGGCGGGCGCTGTGGCTGTGCGTACCGCAGCCGGAGGAGGCGCCGGACCTGGCGGTGGACGTCGACGCGGCCGCGGAGCGGGGCGAGCAGCGGGTCGAGGAGGCGCGCCGTGAGTAG
- a CDS encoding Clp protease N-terminal domain-containing protein, translating into MFERFTDRARSVVKGARAEARAEGQRPVGTEHLLLAMLDDGDSLAVRVLREAGVSADDLRARIRRHTAYTSTGLADADAAALREIGIDLAAIVARIEKTFGPDALREAEPAPRRRWGRRRYAGGPFSTRAKKALELSLREALRLRHSHIGTEHILLGLLREGDGLAALVLTEAGVNLDDLRRRVEAALRTAA; encoded by the coding sequence ATGTTCGAGCGGTTCACCGACCGGGCGCGCAGCGTGGTCAAGGGGGCGCGCGCCGAGGCCCGCGCCGAGGGGCAACGCCCGGTCGGCACCGAGCACCTGCTGCTCGCGATGCTCGACGACGGCGACAGCCTCGCGGTGCGGGTGCTGCGCGAGGCGGGCGTCAGCGCCGACGACCTGCGGGCTCGGATCCGGCGGCACACCGCGTACACCAGCACCGGGCTCGCCGACGCCGACGCCGCCGCGCTGCGCGAGATCGGCATCGACCTGGCGGCCATCGTCGCGCGCATCGAGAAGACGTTCGGCCCGGACGCGCTCCGCGAGGCGGAGCCGGCGCCGCGCCGCCGCTGGGGCCGGCGACGGTACGCGGGCGGCCCGTTCTCGACGCGGGCGAAGAAGGCGCTGGAACTGTCGCTGCGGGAGGCGCTGCGGCTGCGCCACTCACACATCGGCACCGAGCACATCCTGCTCGGCCTGCTCCGCGAGGGCGACGGCCTCGCCGCGCTGGTGCTCACCGAGGCGGGCGTGAACCTGGACGACCTCCGCCGCCGCGTCGAGGCCGCCCTCCGCACGGCCGCCTGA
- a CDS encoding HTH domain-containing protein, protein MSQATELAAAASSTDPRVGLRAVRALRRLLERLEVVQVDNARRQGWSWQEIADALEVSRQAVHKKHAGRPAVDRSWEA, encoded by the coding sequence ATGAGTCAGGCGACGGAACTCGCGGCGGCCGCCAGCAGCACCGACCCCCGGGTCGGGCTGCGCGCCGTCCGCGCGCTGCGCCGGCTTCTCGAGCGGCTCGAGGTGGTCCAGGTCGACAACGCCCGGCGGCAGGGCTGGTCCTGGCAGGAGATCGCCGACGCGCTCGAGGTCAGCCGGCAGGCGGTCCACAAGAAGCACGCCGGGCGGCCGGCGGTCGATCGATCCTGGGAGGCGTGA
- a CDS encoding PP2C family serine/threonine-protein phosphatase yields MPAPARSPRPDPASVRLRAGDLDLNLAGDTVVGHRYPANFDVLHVDPDRPLAVVADGMGAGEGSRRAGSTAVRTLVTQLRAAWPHIDARRLRTAVNEVQSAVRAAGADLADLTGCTLTALLVEPDGGQGWLVQLGDSRAYRLRDGLLELLTVDHTAAWLGVVHGWYAADSPAAARARYQLTRYAGHPGEPEADLHAVTLRPGDTWLLCTDGVSDQVDYHRLRELLADPDPDQAVSALLDATLTAGGADNATAIIVHVR; encoded by the coding sequence GTGCCCGCTCCCGCCCGATCGCCCCGGCCCGACCCAGCGTCCGTCCGCCTGCGCGCCGGCGACCTGGACCTGAACCTGGCGGGCGACACCGTCGTCGGCCACCGGTACCCGGCCAACTTCGACGTCCTCCACGTCGACCCCGACCGTCCCCTCGCCGTGGTCGCCGACGGGATGGGAGCCGGCGAGGGAAGCCGGCGGGCCGGCAGCACCGCCGTGCGGACGCTCGTCACGCAGCTCCGAGCCGCCTGGCCCCACATCGACGCCCGGCGGTTGCGCACCGCCGTGAACGAGGTCCAGTCGGCGGTACGCGCCGCCGGCGCCGACCTCGCCGACCTGACCGGGTGCACCCTCACCGCCCTGCTCGTCGAACCGGACGGCGGACAGGGCTGGCTGGTGCAGCTCGGTGACTCCCGGGCGTACCGGCTGCGCGACGGCCTCCTGGAACTGCTGACCGTCGACCACACCGCGGCCTGGCTGGGCGTCGTCCACGGCTGGTACGCGGCCGACTCCCCCGCCGCCGCCCGGGCCCGCTACCAGCTCACCCGGTACGCCGGGCACCCCGGCGAACCGGAGGCGGACCTGCACGCGGTGACGCTGCGACCCGGTGACACCTGGCTGCTCTGCACCGACGGGGTGAGCGACCAGGTCGACTACCACCGCCTGCGGGAACTTCTGGCCGACCCCGATCCGGATCAGGCCGTCAGCGCCCTCCTCGACGCCACTCTCACCGCCGGCGGCGCCGACAACGCCACAGCCATCATCGTCCACGTGCGCTGA
- a CDS encoding TetR/AcrR family transcriptional regulator yields the protein MSSDRLETILAAAYECFTRHGVRRTTMDDIAAAAGMSRPAVYQYVRNKDDAYRRLAERLFADSLAEARRAAADPAASTAERLLTVLGAKLDLTLTLHRESRHAAELLDESTKLTGDLVEAYTRELTDLVAAALADRAGPRARAVADVLVALTRGLEADLTDPDLPRRRLRDGVALIVAGLDTPGDLA from the coding sequence ATGTCGAGCGACCGGCTGGAGACGATCCTCGCGGCGGCGTACGAGTGCTTCACCCGACACGGGGTGCGTCGGACGACGATGGACGACATCGCGGCCGCCGCCGGGATGTCGCGTCCGGCCGTCTACCAGTACGTCCGCAACAAGGACGACGCGTACCGACGGCTTGCCGAGCGGCTGTTCGCCGACTCGCTCGCCGAGGCGCGCCGGGCGGCCGCCGACCCCGCGGCGTCCACGGCCGAGCGGTTGCTCACCGTGCTCGGGGCGAAGCTGGACCTCACCCTGACCCTGCACCGGGAGAGCCGGCACGCCGCCGAGTTGCTCGACGAGAGCACCAAGCTGACCGGGGACCTCGTCGAGGCGTACACCCGGGAGCTGACCGATCTGGTGGCCGCCGCGCTCGCCGACCGTGCCGGGCCCCGCGCCCGCGCGGTGGCCGACGTGCTGGTCGCGCTCACCCGCGGCCTGGAGGCCGACCTCACCGACCCCGACCTGCCCCGGCGGCGGCTGCGCGACGGGGTCGCGTTGATCGTCGCCGGCCTGGACACCCCTGGAGACCTCGCATGA
- a CDS encoding oxidoreductase: MTTVLVTGTSSGIGRATVARLARHPGLTVYATARKVEAIADLAEAGARLLPLDVTDEASMTAAVAAIEAEHGQVDVLVNNAGYGEYGPIEETPMDRVRAQFETNVFGLSRLTQLVLPGMRRAGRGRIVNVSSMGGRIVFPGGGYYHASKYAVEAISDALRQEVRPFGVDVAIVEPGLIRTGFGAVAAGSLGAGADPAGPYRRMVAAVDETMARSYENRLLAAAPDAVARVIERAVTARRPRTRYLVTAAAWAMVHTRRLFGARVFDAINRLQFR, translated from the coding sequence ATGACCACCGTCCTCGTCACCGGCACCTCGTCCGGCATCGGCCGGGCCACCGTCGCGCGGCTGGCCCGGCACCCCGGGTTGACCGTCTACGCCACCGCCCGCAAGGTCGAGGCGATCGCCGACCTGGCGGAGGCCGGCGCCCGGCTGCTTCCCCTCGACGTCACCGACGAGGCGTCGATGACCGCCGCCGTCGCCGCGATCGAGGCCGAGCACGGCCAGGTCGACGTCCTGGTGAACAACGCCGGCTACGGAGAGTACGGCCCGATCGAGGAGACCCCGATGGATCGGGTGCGGGCGCAGTTCGAGACGAACGTGTTCGGGCTGAGCCGGCTCACCCAGCTGGTGCTGCCCGGCATGCGTCGGGCCGGCCGGGGCCGGATCGTCAACGTCAGCTCGATGGGCGGCCGGATCGTGTTCCCCGGTGGGGGCTACTACCACGCGAGCAAGTACGCGGTGGAGGCCATCTCCGACGCGCTGCGCCAGGAGGTGCGGCCGTTCGGCGTCGACGTGGCGATCGTCGAGCCGGGCCTGATCCGTACCGGCTTCGGCGCCGTCGCGGCCGGGTCGCTCGGCGCGGGGGCGGACCCGGCCGGGCCGTACCGGAGGATGGTGGCGGCGGTGGACGAGACGATGGCGCGGTCGTACGAGAATCGCCTGCTCGCGGCCGCGCCCGACGCGGTCGCCCGGGTGATCGAACGGGCGGTGACCGCCCGTCGCCCGCGCACCCGCTACCTGGTCACGGCGGCGGCGTGGGCGATGGTGCACACGCGGCGGCTCTTCGGCGCCCGCGTCTTCGACGCGATCAACCGCCTCCAGTTCCGCTGA
- a CDS encoding universal stress protein, whose translation MTAVTEAPVLAGVGSERNLPLVRLAAREAVGHGRPLHLVHAFDWGAALAAPSIAGPHDAAEELLARATEVAKEVDEDLPVSGEISEEPAVDTLVRRSETAFLVAVGDSGMSAHPGCCVPAEAPAVQVAARAGCPVLVGRRDPPPEGPVLVGVDGSPDSRKALAWAFDCAARREARLVAVRVAEPGCADDDPEVLTGTVARVGERWPAVSVECHTIRGDPRSVLVEQTRSAQLAVVAARADQPGRGMLGSVSQTLLYHSPAPVIVVRGFAATDGPDAQDQRP comes from the coding sequence ATGACCGCAGTCACCGAGGCGCCGGTGCTGGCCGGTGTCGGCTCGGAGCGGAACCTGCCGCTGGTCCGGCTGGCCGCGCGCGAGGCCGTCGGGCACGGGCGGCCGCTGCACCTGGTACACGCGTTCGACTGGGGAGCGGCGCTGGCGGCACCGTCGATCGCGGGGCCGCACGACGCGGCGGAGGAACTTCTCGCCCGCGCCACCGAGGTCGCCAAGGAGGTCGACGAGGACCTGCCGGTCAGCGGCGAGATCTCCGAGGAACCAGCGGTGGACACGCTGGTCCGCCGGTCGGAGACGGCGTTCCTGGTCGCGGTCGGCGACAGTGGCATGAGCGCACACCCCGGCTGCTGCGTGCCCGCCGAGGCGCCCGCCGTACAGGTCGCCGCCCGGGCCGGGTGTCCGGTGCTGGTCGGACGCCGGGATCCTCCGCCGGAGGGCCCGGTGCTGGTCGGCGTGGACGGCTCACCCGACTCCCGGAAGGCGCTGGCGTGGGCGTTCGACTGCGCCGCGCGTCGCGAGGCCCGGCTGGTGGCCGTCCGGGTGGCGGAGCCGGGGTGCGCCGACGACGACCCGGAGGTGCTCACCGGCACCGTCGCCCGGGTCGGCGAACGGTGGCCCGCCGTATCCGTCGAGTGTCACACCATCCGCGGCGACCCGCGTTCCGTCCTCGTCGAGCAGACGCGGTCGGCCCAGCTCGCGGTGGTGGCTGCGCGGGCGGACCAGCCCGGCCGGGGCATGCTCGGGTCCGTGAGCCAGACGCTGCTCTACCACTCCCCGGCGCCGGTGATCGTGGTACGCGGATTCGCCGCGACGGACGGCCCGGACGCACAGGACCAACGACCCTGA
- a CDS encoding phosphoketolase, whose amino-acid sequence MDTATDLHGPLTEDELRRLDAYWRAANYLTVGQIYLLDNPLLREPLTAEHVKPRLLGHWGTSPGLNLIYAHLNRVVVARDLSAIFITGPGHGGPALVANTWLEGTWSERYHGTGRDEAGMARLFRQFSFPGGVPSHVASEVPGSIHEGGELGYALSHAYGAAFDNPDLLVACVIGDGEAETGPLAGSWLSNVFLNPARDGAVLPILHLNGYKIASPTVLDRIPESDLLDLMRGNGYQPYVVAGDDPATVHQALAAALDRALDEIAAIQRKARSGGAVERPRWPMVILRTPKGWTGPRDVDGKHVEGTYRSHQVPLSEVRTNPAHLAELERWLRSYRPEELFDATGAPVADLAALPPRGDRRMSANPVTNGGLVLRDLNLPDFRDYAVEVASPGATIGGATGALGPWVRDVIAANPQTFRLFGPDEVESNRLGAALEVTGRAWVAATVPDDDHLSPDGRVMEVLSETLCQGWLEGYLLTGRHGIFTSYEAFIHIVDSMVNQHAKWLKVTRAIPWRQPLASLNYLLSSHVWRQDHNGFSHQDPGFIDHVMNKKAEVVRVYLPPDANTLLSTMDHCLRSRHYINVVVAGKQPAPNWLSMDDAIMHCRRGLGIWDWASSDGGEEPDVVLACAGDVPTLETLAAADLLRRHLPDLKVRVVNVVDLMRLQPPTEHPHGLSDKEFDTIFTADKPVIFAYHGYPWLIHRLTYRRTNHENLHVRGYKEEGTTTTPFDMVMLNDLDRFHLVIDVIDRVPGLAARAAHLRQEMVDARQSCRDYTRRHGEDDPRVSEWRWIRESDPKVRGDQ is encoded by the coding sequence ATGGACACCGCAACCGACCTGCACGGCCCCCTGACCGAAGACGAGCTGCGCCGGCTGGACGCGTACTGGCGGGCGGCGAACTACCTCACCGTCGGGCAGATCTACCTGCTCGACAATCCGCTGCTCCGGGAACCGCTCACAGCCGAGCACGTGAAGCCGCGGCTGCTCGGTCACTGGGGCACGAGCCCCGGCCTGAACCTGATCTACGCCCACCTCAACCGCGTCGTCGTCGCCCGTGACCTCTCCGCCATCTTCATCACCGGCCCGGGCCACGGCGGCCCGGCCCTGGTCGCGAACACCTGGCTGGAGGGCACGTGGAGCGAGCGCTACCACGGCACCGGCCGCGACGAGGCCGGCATGGCCCGGCTGTTCCGCCAGTTCTCCTTCCCGGGCGGCGTCCCGAGTCACGTCGCGTCCGAGGTGCCGGGTTCGATCCACGAGGGCGGCGAGCTGGGGTACGCGCTCAGCCACGCCTACGGCGCGGCGTTCGACAACCCGGACCTGCTGGTCGCCTGCGTCATCGGTGACGGCGAGGCGGAGACCGGGCCGCTCGCCGGCAGTTGGCTGTCGAACGTGTTCCTCAACCCGGCCCGGGACGGCGCGGTGCTGCCCATCCTGCACCTCAACGGGTACAAGATCGCCAGCCCGACGGTGCTCGACCGCATCCCCGAGTCCGACCTGCTGGACCTGATGCGCGGGAACGGCTACCAGCCGTACGTGGTCGCCGGCGACGACCCGGCGACCGTGCACCAGGCGCTCGCCGCGGCCCTGGACCGGGCGCTGGACGAGATCGCCGCGATCCAGCGGAAGGCCCGGTCGGGTGGCGCGGTCGAGCGTCCGCGCTGGCCGATGGTCATCCTCCGGACGCCGAAGGGCTGGACCGGCCCCCGCGACGTCGACGGCAAGCACGTGGAGGGCACGTACCGGTCGCACCAGGTGCCGCTGTCGGAGGTGCGCACCAACCCGGCGCACCTGGCCGAGCTGGAGCGGTGGCTGCGCAGCTACCGGCCGGAGGAGCTGTTCGACGCGACCGGCGCCCCGGTGGCCGACCTGGCGGCGCTGCCCCCGCGGGGGGACCGCCGGATGAGCGCCAACCCGGTCACGAACGGCGGGCTGGTGTTGCGGGACCTGAACCTGCCGGACTTCCGCGACTACGCGGTGGAGGTGGCGAGTCCCGGCGCGACGATCGGCGGTGCCACCGGGGCGTTGGGGCCGTGGGTCCGGGACGTGATCGCGGCGAATCCGCAGACGTTCCGGCTGTTCGGCCCGGACGAGGTCGAGTCCAACCGGCTCGGTGCCGCGCTCGAGGTCACCGGCCGGGCCTGGGTGGCGGCGACGGTGCCCGACGACGACCACCTGTCCCCCGACGGCCGGGTCATGGAGGTGCTGTCGGAGACCCTGTGTCAGGGCTGGCTGGAGGGGTACCTGCTGACCGGCCGGCACGGGATCTTCACCAGCTACGAGGCGTTCATCCACATCGTCGACTCGATGGTCAACCAGCACGCAAAGTGGCTGAAGGTGACCCGGGCCATCCCCTGGCGGCAGCCGCTGGCCTCGCTGAACTACCTGCTCTCCAGTCACGTGTGGCGGCAGGACCACAACGGCTTCTCGCACCAGGACCCGGGCTTCATCGACCACGTCATGAACAAGAAGGCGGAGGTGGTCCGGGTCTACCTGCCGCCGGACGCCAACACCCTGCTCTCCACCATGGACCACTGCCTGCGCAGCCGGCACTACATCAACGTGGTGGTCGCCGGGAAGCAGCCGGCGCCGAACTGGCTGTCGATGGACGACGCGATCATGCACTGCCGCCGTGGCCTCGGCATCTGGGACTGGGCCAGCAGCGACGGCGGTGAGGAGCCGGACGTGGTGCTCGCCTGCGCCGGCGACGTGCCGACCCTGGAGACCCTCGCCGCGGCCGACCTGCTGCGCCGGCACCTGCCCGACCTGAAGGTGCGGGTGGTCAACGTGGTCGACCTGATGCGCCTCCAGCCGCCCACGGAACACCCGCACGGGCTGTCGGACAAGGAGTTCGACACGATCTTCACGGCGGACAAGCCGGTCATCTTCGCGTACCACGGCTACCCGTGGCTGATCCACCGGCTGACGTACCGTCGGACCAACCACGAGAACCTGCACGTACGCGGCTACAAGGAGGAGGGCACCACCACCACGCCGTTCGACATGGTGATGCTCAACGACCTGGACCGCTTCCACCTGGTCATCGACGTGATCGACCGGGTGCCCGGGCTGGCCGCCCGGGCGGCCCACCTGCGGCAGGAGATGGTCGACGCCCGCCAGTCGTGCCGCGACTACACCCGCCGGCACGGCGAGGACGACCCGCGGGTGTCCGAGTGGCGGTGGATCCGGGAGAGCGACCCCAAGGTCAGGGGTGACCAGTGA
- a CDS encoding universal stress protein has product MSGDEILVGYDGSPDAALALEWALDEAGRSGRPVRLAYVFEWLTVAGWIGPGVAPGVWPDEAARRQVEELVQRAAADTARPGLTVTGEVYDGPPALVLQERSARAGLLVLGTRGHGGFGGLLAGSTAVSVTAHAHCPVVVVRGNTGGRTRHVTVGVDGSEHSLLALGFAFEQAAARNVALRVLRAWHVPPGQRPPSDPENQAAVRADRAELDEPLGRCERAFPDVDVTVRMAEGSAAALLVAASRDAQLVVVGTRGRGGLAGMLLGSVSQQLLHHAHCPVAVVRER; this is encoded by the coding sequence GTGAGCGGCGACGAGATCCTGGTCGGCTACGACGGCTCGCCGGACGCCGCGCTGGCCCTGGAGTGGGCCCTGGACGAGGCCGGACGGAGCGGGCGGCCGGTGCGGCTCGCGTACGTCTTCGAATGGCTCACCGTCGCCGGGTGGATCGGCCCCGGCGTGGCACCGGGCGTCTGGCCCGACGAGGCGGCCCGGCGGCAGGTGGAGGAGTTGGTCCAGCGGGCTGCGGCCGACACCGCCCGCCCGGGGCTCACGGTCACCGGCGAGGTGTACGACGGCCCGCCCGCCCTGGTGCTCCAGGAGCGGTCGGCGCGGGCCGGTCTGCTGGTGCTCGGCACCCGGGGGCACGGCGGGTTCGGCGGTCTTCTCGCCGGCTCCACGGCGGTGTCGGTCACCGCGCACGCGCACTGCCCGGTCGTCGTGGTGCGCGGCAACACCGGCGGGCGCACCCGGCACGTCACCGTCGGCGTGGACGGGTCGGAGCACTCGCTGCTGGCGTTGGGCTTCGCGTTCGAGCAGGCCGCCGCCCGGAACGTGGCGCTGCGCGTGCTCCGCGCCTGGCACGTGCCACCGGGTCAGCGCCCGCCGTCGGATCCGGAGAACCAGGCGGCGGTCCGGGCCGACCGCGCCGAGCTGGACGAGCCGCTGGGCCGCTGCGAGCGGGCGTTCCCGGACGTCGACGTGACGGTGCGCATGGCGGAGGGCAGCGCCGCCGCCCTGCTGGTGGCGGCGAGCCGGGACGCGCAGCTCGTCGTGGTCGGCACCCGGGGCCGGGGTGGTCTGGCGGGGATGCTCCTCGGCTCGGTCAGCCAGCAGCTCCTGCACCACGCGCACTGCCCGGTCGCGGTCGTCCGGGAACGCTGA